CGCATGGAAAGTTGAAACAGCAAGTGACGAGTAATGTGCAAACATTTGTAGAAGTAAAAGAACAGAACAATTCAAAAAAAAGACAGGTCGGTATTTTAGGTGGAACATTTAACCCTGTTCACCTAGCACATTTGGTTATGGCCGATCAAGTGGGGAGCTCTTTAGGATTAGATAAAGTCTATTTGATGCCCTCTAACCAACCTCCTCATGTGGATCATAAATCAACGATTGATTATAAACATCGAGTAAAGATGTTAGAACTAGCAGTTGAAGACAACCCCTTACTTGATATAGAAAAAAGTGAGCTTGAACGTGAAGGGAAAAGCTATACCTACGAAACTATGAAAATTTTAACAGATAAATATCCGGATACGGATTTTTATTTTATTATTGGTGGCGATATGGTAGCTGATTTACCAAACTGGTATAAAATTGATGAATTGACGCAGCTTGTTCATTTTGTGGGGGTTAAACGTCCTAACTATCCGATGGAATCTTCCTATCCAATTATTTGGATTGATGTACCCAATATGAATCTTAGTTCGACGGACTTGCGAAAAAAAATTGCTCAAGGTTGTTCGGTAAACTATCTACTGCCCGAAAATGTGTTACACTATATTCAAGAAAAGGGGTTGTATCGCGATGAATTATAGCGAAGAAACTAGAGCAACCTTGCTAGAAAAAATACAGGCGGCGATGAGTGAGAAACGTTTTCAACACGTATTAGGTGTTGAAAAAGCGGCTTTATTTTTGGCAGAAACTTATGGTGCTTCTAAAGAAAAAGCTAGTGTTGCGGCGTTAACGCACGATTATGCTAAAGAGCGCTCAGATGAAGAGTTCAAACAAATTATTCGTGATTATGGTCATGATTCGGATTTACTTCATTGGAATAATGCGATTTGGCATGGTCTTTTAGGTGCTGAATTGGTTAAACAAGAATTAGGGATTACAGATGAATCGATTTTACAAGCGATTCGTTTGCATACGACCGGTGCAGCTCAGATGACCTTATTAGATAAAATCATTTATGTGGCCGATTATATTGAACCTGGCAGAGATATCCCAGGTGTAGAAAAAGCACGTGCCATTGCTCGTGAGGATTTGGATGAAGCGGTCGCCTATGAAACAAAGCATACACTGGCTCATCTGATTGATATTGAGGCTCCAGTTTATCCTAAAACCATCGAAACTTATAACCGTTGGGTTGCTAAAAAGTAAGAAATATAAATAAGAGGTGAATGAAAATAGATAGTCAACAAATTTTACAAATTGCCGTGCAAGCAGCTGATGCAAAAGGTGCGCAAAATATTGTAGCTTTAGATATGCAAGAAGTATCACTATTAGCGGATTACTTTGTTATTAGTTCTGGAAGAAATGATCGCCAAATTCAAGCGATTGTAGATGCGGTGATTGAAGAAGAAGAAAAGGCTCAAGTTGAGGTAAGAAGTGTCGAAGGAAAAGATAGTGCTAAATGGACCTTAATTGATTTAAATGGCGTTATTGTTCATATTTTTAATGAAGAGGAACGTGAATTTTATCAATTAGAAAAATTATGGTCAGATGCGCCAACTGTTGATCTTTCCGATTGGATTACTGAAAAATGAGGGCATTTACTACACTAGCCTTTATCTATGATCAAATAATGGACAAGCAACTGTATGAAGAATGGTTTAACTTTACTTTACGTCATGTAAACAAGGGTAAGCGTCTATTAGAATTAGCTTGTGGTACTGGAGATTTAGCTCTTAAATTTGCTAGAGAAGATTACCAAGTGACAGCTTTAGATTTGTCTGAAGAGATGTTAGCTATGGCAAGCCAGCAAGCCCAAAAAGAACAAACTCCCGTGCAGTTCGTTCAGGGCGATATGATGGACCTTTCTGAGATAGGTAGCTATGAAATTGTCACTTGTTATGCGGATTCTATTTGTTATTTAGCCAATAAAGCAGAAGTACAAACGGCTTTTGAACAAGTTTATCAAGTATTAGAAAAAGAGGGCGTTTTCTTATTTGATGTGCATTCTCTTTACCAAATGGATGAAGTCTTTCCGGATTATAGTTATCATTATCAGGAAGAAGATTTTGCTTTTTTATGGGAAAGTTACCCAGGAGAAGTTGCTCACAGCATTGAGCATTTTTTGACGTTTTTCATAAAAAATGAGGGGGAAACTTTTACCCGAGAAGACGAGCTACATTTTGAGCGAACCTATTCTTTAGATACTTACCAAATTTTATTAAAACAGGCTGGCTTTAGCCAGGTCGAGCTTTATGCCGATTTTACAGATAGCGAACCGACAGAAACAAGCCAGCGTTGGTTTTTTGTTTGTCATAAATAAGCATTTATCCCATGAAATCATTTGATTTCGTGGGTTTTTATTCATAATAAGAGGCTCTTTGTCAAATCGTGTTGGTTACCAAAAAACAAAGAATAAAGTCTCAAGCAGTTGGGCTCTCTTAAAGGTCTAACTGCTTTTTCTTTTATGCTTGAGGGAAACTTCTGGAGAAACGGATTGAAAATATTTCCCCCGATATAAGAAGATCCTTTCTCGAAAGTTTTGGAAATTACGAAAACCGTAAGCCACGCGTTTAAGGACTTTAATGTGATTATTTAACCCTTCGAGCGGCCCATTGGAATAAGGGACAGTAAAAGCCCAAGCAATCTCTTGATGATAGACTTTAAAGGTTTGAATGACGGTTTGAAAAGCTTTGGGTAAAAAAGCATAATCCTCGGCTAATAATTGATCAAATTTTTGTTGGTTCTTCCCATGAATAGCCGAAAGAAACGCTTGATAGACACGGTACCCTTGGCGCAATTCCGAACTATAAGCTAACAGACGGTCGACAATATCTTGTTCTGTTAAATGGGCTCGAAAACTAGGACGCCAATGGCGTTGCTCGTAATCCAATTCCCAAGCATTTTTTTGAAGTAATTTCCAAAACTTTTTAAGATGTTTATGCGGCCCTGTCTTGGAAGCAAAACTTTTCATTACTTGCGTGCGTTGGTTTTGGAACGCGCGACCAATATGTTGGCTAATATGAAAACGATCAATAACCAGCTGAGCATTGGGAAAGAAGGTTTTTACTAAAGAAGCGTAAGGACTATAAAAATCAGAAACGACAAATTGCACATGCTTACGAGCTTGCGAATCATAACGAGCAAAATACCGTTGTAAGTGGGGGAGTTGCCGGTTGGCAACAATATCTAACAACTGGTGAGATTGGCCGTCCATCATAATGAAGCTCATAGCCCCTGCGACACGATTCACTGATTGAAATTCGTCAAAACAAAGGACTTCGGGTAAGGAATCCTTTGAGGGACGTTGGCTTTTTTCAAAACGGCGGAGTTCTCTTAAAACCGTCGTAGGTGACACGTGTTTCATCCGAGCAATCGTAGCCATAGAGAAGGGTTCCATTAGTTTTTCGTCAATGGAAAGTTTCACTCGACGGGCAATGGAACAATAACGATCCGCTACGGAAGACGCGGCAATAAAAGTTTTCCCGCAAATTTTGCATCGAAAACGTTGTTTCTTTATCTTTAAGTAGGTTTTATATTCACTGACATCGTTAAGTAAATACCTGACAGTTTTAAATCCCCATTTAACAAAATGCTGGGGATCTTCCACCCCACAATGAAAACAAGACTGGGCTTGGTAGGTTAGCTTACCGTAGAAAACAAAGCTCATTTCTCCAGCAATTTTCTCTTTACGAAAACAGTCTTCACTAAATGTCAGATGAAGATCTAGAATATCTAAGATTTCTTTAGTATAATGAGTTATGGACACCTTGAAACACTCCTTTGTTTAGTTTTAGTCGACTTTATTCTAAAGGATTTCAAGGTGTCTGTTTATTTTTCTGCTCAAAAAATAAGTGCTGGTCCCAAGAAATAGTTTCTCGGTTACCAACACTAGAAATTATAGAGCCTAATAAGAAAGGCGGATCAAAATGAAAACTTGTGGAATTATCGCTGAATATAACCCCTTTCACAACGGCCATAAGTATCAGTTGCAAGAGGCTAGAAAACAATCACAAGCAGATGTGATGATTGTCGTGATGAGTGGTAACTTCTTACAACGCGGGGAACCGGCTATTATTGATAAGTGGAAACGAGCCGAAGAAGCTTTGCATCATGGAGCAGATCTAGTCATTGAACTACCGATTCATTGGGCTTTGCAGTCAGCCGATTACTTTGCTAAAGGCGGCATTCAGCTTTTACACGCCTTACATTGTGATAGTTTTTCATTTGGTACTGATAATACAGGAGAATTTGATTATCCAGCTTTTGGAAATTTTATTATTTCTCATCAAGAAGCATTTGATGCCAGTTTTCAAGAAAATAATAACCCTAGTTTGTCTTATGCTGAAAAAATGGCAGCGATATTAGCTCAAGATTATCCTGAATTTTCTTTAACAAAAGAACAACCTAACCATATTTTAGGTTTAACTTATGCTAAAGAGAATGCTCGTTTTGAGCAACCAATGACGATCTTTCCGATCCAACGTTTGAAATCTAGTCATAATTCTGTGGAACTAACAGAAGATATTGCAAGTGCTACAGCAATCCGCCAAGCTATTACAAGAAATGAGACTATTAGAGAAGTGGTTCCAGCTAAAACAGCTGAAGACCTGGCTTCCTATCAGGTGAATTGGGCGAATTATTGGCCTTTTTTAAAATATAAAATTCTTGCTAGTTCACTGAGGGAGTTGGGCGAAATTTACCAAATGGTTGAAGGTTTAGAATATCGTTTGAAAAGTAAAATTAAACAGGCGGACAATTTTGAAGAATACGTTGAGTTAGTGAAATCTAAAAGATACACACGCACCAGAATTCAACGATTACTTTGCTATGTTTTGTTAAATTTAAAAGATGATACTGTTAAAAGCGCTTGGCAAGATAACTATTTGCATATTTTAGGATTTAGCGATAAAGGGCAACAGTACTTACGCCAAACAAAAAAGAAAATCCATCAACCTTTGATTTCTAAAGTTGGCCAAACACAAGAACAATTGATGTCTCTTGCTATACAAAGTGATGATATCTATCGTCTGGCAGATGATAGGATTACTGAACAAAACTATGGTAAAACACCAATACGTGTGTAAAAACTTTATTAAGTGCTAAAAAAGGTCTTCACAGGAAAAACATTGACCAGTATAATAAGCAAGGATAATTTTTAATATATCCGTAATTGAACAGTTTAACTGTTAACACTATTTTGTAACGTTTTAAGTAAACTATTAAAACGTGATCAATGTTTTATCAAGGAGGCGAGCTTATGAATTTTTCTCTCGTAATTGTAACTTTTGCGGCCTTTTTAACGCCCATGCTTTTAGCGCGTTTTCAAATAACTTTTATCCCTACAACTGTTGCGGAAATATTTGTAGGGATTTTGTTAGGAAAAAGTGGATTTAATATTATTGAGTCTAACGCTGAATTATCCACTATTTCAACTTTAGGGGTCGTTTTATTACTCTTTTTAAGTGGGATGGAAATTGATTTTTCATTATTTAAAAAGCCAGATACTTCCACCCCTCTAGCGGCTAGACAAGCTGAAAATACGACGAAAGAAACACCGCTTAAGGTGGCTAGTCTAGCTTACGGGGGAACCGTCGCTTGTTCGGTATTGCTCGCAGGGTTATTTAGATTTTTTGGCTTTTTCTCAGATGTACAACTAGCAGCTATCTTATTTAGTACAGTTGCTCTTGGCATTGTTATTTCAATATTGAAAGAAAATGAGTTATTAGGTAAAGCTTATGGTCAAACGCTTTTGCTTTTTGCAGTATTAGGCGAAATATTCCCGCTTTTAGGTTTGACTATTTATTCCGCGTTAAAAAGTGGCGATAGTAGCACTCTTTGGCTCACTTCGGTGATTTTTCTTGTCGCTGTCTTATTGCTTTTACGTTTTCGTAACTTTTTTACTGTTTTCAAAAAATATACAAAGGCAACCACTCAACTCGATATTCGACTTGCTTTTGTAGTAATCATTACTCTAGTTGTTTTAGCTGAAACAGTTGGAGCGGAAAATGTTTTAGGTGCGTTTTTAGCCGGTATCGTTATTAAATTATTAGAACCAGAAAGAGAAACAGAAGAAAAATTGGATGCTATCGGTTATGGTTTTTTTATTCCTTTTTTCTTTATTTTGACAGGAGTAAACTTAGACTTATCTAGCATGTTTAGTTCTTCTGAAACCTTGGTATTGATTCCGTTATTTTTAGCAGCCTTTTTATTAGCCAAAATACCAGCGTACTTTATTTTTCGTAGGTTATTTACGCCTTACAATGCTTTAAGTGGAGTGTTTTTATCCGAAACAACTATAACTTTGGTTTTGCCGGCGCTCTCTGTAGCACAAAAGTTGAATGCCATTAATAGCCAGCAATCAGGCGCTTTTATTCTAGCTGGTATTTTGACTTGTTTGCTCGGGCCGCTTTTATTTAAGTATTTCTATAAGCCGCATGAAGAAGTACAACCTAAAACAGATGTGCATATCGTAGGAGTTGGATTAATTTCGATTTCTGCAATACAAGAGTTATCTTCAGATCATTTCAACAAAGCAATTTATACTAATAGCCAGTATCAATATGATACTTATCATAATAAAGCAAAAGTATTTTTGCTTGAAACCTTAGAAAGTGAAAGTTTGATCCTTAATAAGGTTTTTGATACAGATGTTCTTGTTTTAGCGCATAAAGAGCCTGACATAAATTACGATATTGCTTTGAAGGCAAAAGAATATGGTGTGCCTCGCGTGATTTTGCGATTAGATGTCCGTGACCCAAGAAAGCGAATGAAGATGGAAGAAGATTTAAAAACAAGCGGTATTGAATTTTATAGTATGTTCGATGTCAATGTGGGTATGTTACGTAGTGCCATTGAATCTCCTACTGTCTTTGATTTGTTGACCACAACAGAGTTTCGTTTAAATGAAATTACTGTGACAAACGCGAAATATGTCGACATGATGATTTCGCAATTACCAGAAGTCACTCAAGTAATTATTAGTCGCATTTTCCGTGAACATGAACCTATTATTCCTCATGGAACGACACGTTTGGAACTAGGGGATCATTTAATATTGTCCGGCAGTAATGAGTCGGTGGAATATTTAAGAACGTTATTAGAGATAAATAATGAATAAATTGCCAAATTGAAAAAGTATTCTAAGAATCTATCTAGTTAGGTTCTTAGGGTGCTTTTTTTAGAAATTGAATGAACATTAGAATGGAGAATCAATGTCCATTCGTTAGCTGAATGAACATTAGAGCAAAGAAATAATGTTCATTCAATGGTTGAATAAACACTAGAACAGAAAAACAATGTCCATTCAGCAAATAAACATATTACAGGCAAGCTTTTATATAAAAAACTAGGTAATATTTCATTTGTTATAAGCCAACTTTAGAAATTTGTGTTATTATTGATTTTAAGAAGTGTTTTGAATAGGGGGTTGAGTAGTGGAGAAAAAAATAACTTTAAAGCCCTTTCAGCGAGTTTTAAGCGGGTATGAAACTTTGTCTAAAACGGCATTGTCTATTTCAGATTGTTCTGAACTTGCTGAAAAGTATAAGCAATTTGGGGTGGATGGCTATCGTATTGGTGACTACAGTGGTCCGAGTTATTTAAATCGGTATTTGGATTGCTCGATTAAAAGTGCTCCGATGTTAGTTTACAAAAGGGATGTCTTTATTCCGATGGTTTTTCGTAGTGCTAATGAATCACAAAAGTTATTTAGCGAACCTAGCCGCATGCCTGGATTTTTCGTGCTGTTAGATTGGTTGATTGAGAACCGCCCAGAAAAAGCAATTATCAGTTATAGAGCGCCAACAGAGTTTTCCTCGGGAAAAATGTATGTAGATAGTGCTTATGTAGCTTTTCGCTTGTCTGAAATTTTAGATGGAGGCGGCTTTCCTATTAGCCGGTTTAAAAATTTAGAAGAGTTTGTGGTTTGGAATCGAATTTATCGATTAATTGAAAGTGGGCAGATCGGTCGCCATAGTCGTATTTTTGATGTAGATAATCCGACAAACGTTTCTGAATTGCGGATGATTTTACAAGTGGTGCAATTGAAGTATCCTGAAACGACATTTTTTATTTAAATTAAAAAAATTAGCTGAGATGTTCGTAAAAAATAGCGAACATCTCAGCTTTTTTAGTTT
This region of Tetragenococcus osmophilus genomic DNA includes:
- a CDS encoding nicotinate-nucleotide adenylyltransferase, producing the protein MTSNVQTFVEVKEQNNSKKRQVGILGGTFNPVHLAHLVMADQVGSSLGLDKVYLMPSNQPPHVDHKSTIDYKHRVKMLELAVEDNPLLDIEKSELEREGKSYTYETMKILTDKYPDTDFYFIIGGDMVADLPNWYKIDELTQLVHFVGVKRPNYPMESSYPIIWIDVPNMNLSSTDLRKKIAQGCSVNYLLPENVLHYIQEKGLYRDEL
- the yqeK gene encoding bis(5'-nucleosyl)-tetraphosphatase (symmetrical) YqeK; amino-acid sequence: MNYSEETRATLLEKIQAAMSEKRFQHVLGVEKAALFLAETYGASKEKASVAALTHDYAKERSDEEFKQIIRDYGHDSDLLHWNNAIWHGLLGAELVKQELGITDESILQAIRLHTTGAAQMTLLDKIIYVADYIEPGRDIPGVEKARAIAREDLDEAVAYETKHTLAHLIDIEAPVYPKTIETYNRWVAKK
- the rsfS gene encoding ribosome silencing factor, with the protein product MKIDSQQILQIAVQAADAKGAQNIVALDMQEVSLLADYFVISSGRNDRQIQAIVDAVIEEEEKAQVEVRSVEGKDSAKWTLIDLNGVIVHIFNEEEREFYQLEKLWSDAPTVDLSDWITEK
- a CDS encoding class I SAM-dependent methyltransferase is translated as MRAFTTLAFIYDQIMDKQLYEEWFNFTLRHVNKGKRLLELACGTGDLALKFAREDYQVTALDLSEEMLAMASQQAQKEQTPVQFVQGDMMDLSEIGSYEIVTCYADSICYLANKAEVQTAFEQVYQVLEKEGVFLFDVHSLYQMDEVFPDYSYHYQEEDFAFLWESYPGEVAHSIEHFLTFFIKNEGETFTREDELHFERTYSLDTYQILLKQAGFSQVELYADFTDSEPTETSQRWFFVCHK
- a CDS encoding ISL3 family transposase translates to MSITHYTKEILDILDLHLTFSEDCFRKEKIAGEMSFVFYGKLTYQAQSCFHCGVEDPQHFVKWGFKTVRYLLNDVSEYKTYLKIKKQRFRCKICGKTFIAASSVADRYCSIARRVKLSIDEKLMEPFSMATIARMKHVSPTTVLRELRRFEKSQRPSKDSLPEVLCFDEFQSVNRVAGAMSFIMMDGQSHQLLDIVANRQLPHLQRYFARYDSQARKHVQFVVSDFYSPYASLVKTFFPNAQLVIDRFHISQHIGRAFQNQRTQVMKSFASKTGPHKHLKKFWKLLQKNAWELDYEQRHWRPSFRAHLTEQDIVDRLLAYSSELRQGYRVYQAFLSAIHGKNQQKFDQLLAEDYAFLPKAFQTVIQTFKVYHQEIAWAFTVPYSNGPLEGLNNHIKVLKRVAYGFRNFQNFRERIFLYRGKYFQSVSPEVSLKHKRKSS
- a CDS encoding nucleotidyltransferase gives rise to the protein MKTCGIIAEYNPFHNGHKYQLQEARKQSQADVMIVVMSGNFLQRGEPAIIDKWKRAEEALHHGADLVIELPIHWALQSADYFAKGGIQLLHALHCDSFSFGTDNTGEFDYPAFGNFIISHQEAFDASFQENNNPSLSYAEKMAAILAQDYPEFSLTKEQPNHILGLTYAKENARFEQPMTIFPIQRLKSSHNSVELTEDIASATAIRQAITRNETIREVVPAKTAEDLASYQVNWANYWPFLKYKILASSLRELGEIYQMVEGLEYRLKSKIKQADNFEEYVELVKSKRYTRTRIQRLLCYVLLNLKDDTVKSAWQDNYLHILGFSDKGQQYLRQTKKKIHQPLISKVGQTQEQLMSLAIQSDDIYRLADDRITEQNYGKTPIRV
- a CDS encoding monovalent cation:proton antiporter family protein is translated as MNFSLVIVTFAAFLTPMLLARFQITFIPTTVAEIFVGILLGKSGFNIIESNAELSTISTLGVVLLLFLSGMEIDFSLFKKPDTSTPLAARQAENTTKETPLKVASLAYGGTVACSVLLAGLFRFFGFFSDVQLAAILFSTVALGIVISILKENELLGKAYGQTLLLFAVLGEIFPLLGLTIYSALKSGDSSTLWLTSVIFLVAVLLLLRFRNFFTVFKKYTKATTQLDIRLAFVVIITLVVLAETVGAENVLGAFLAGIVIKLLEPERETEEKLDAIGYGFFIPFFFILTGVNLDLSSMFSSSETLVLIPLFLAAFLLAKIPAYFIFRRLFTPYNALSGVFLSETTITLVLPALSVAQKLNAINSQQSGAFILAGILTCLLGPLLFKYFYKPHEEVQPKTDVHIVGVGLISISAIQELSSDHFNKAIYTNSQYQYDTYHNKAKVFLLETLESESLILNKVFDTDVLVLAHKEPDINYDIALKAKEYGVPRVILRLDVRDPRKRMKMEEDLKTSGIEFYSMFDVNVGMLRSAIESPTVFDLLTTTEFRLNEITVTNAKYVDMMISQLPEVTQVIISRIFREHEPIIPHGTTRLELGDHLILSGSNESVEYLRTLLEINNE